DNA sequence from the Streptomyces sp. CA-210063 genome:
GCCGGGCGGGTCACCGTCGGCAAGACCGTCGCGACCAAGTCCGCCACGCAGGTCGAGACCGCGGCCGCGATCGTGGTCGCGACCGACGACGGTGAACCGGAGTACGTGTCCAGAGGCGGCCACAAGCTCGCGGGCGCCCTCGAGGTCTTCGTCCCGCAGGGGCTGGCCGTCGAGGGCCGCCGGGCGCTGGACGCCGGCGCCTCCACCGGCGGTTTCACCGACGTACTGCTGCGGGCCGGGGTCGCGCACGTCGTCGCCGTGGACGTCGGATACGGACAACTCGCGTGGACTCTGCGGAGTGATGAACGCGTCACCGTCAAGGACCGTACGAACGTACGCGAGTTGACGCTCGAAGCGATCGATGGGGAGCCTGTGGATCTTGTCGTGGGGGATCTGTCCTTCATCCCGCTCGGCCTGGTACTGCCCGCCCTGGTGCGGTGTGTGAAGCCTGACGCCGATCTGGTGATGATGGTCAAGCCGCAGTTCGAGGTGGGTAAGGAGCGGCTGGGCAGTGGGGGAGTGGTACGGAGTCCGGAGCTGCGCGCCGAGGCGGTGCGCGGGGTGGCCCGGCGGGCAGGGGAGCTGGGGCTCGGGGTGAAGGGTGTGACGGCCAGTCCGCTGCCCGGGCCCTCGGGCAATGTCGAGTACTTTCTGTGGCTGCGTGCCGGGGCACCCGTGCTGGACCCGGCCGACGTCGACCGAGCAGTTGCGGAGGGGCCGCGTTGACTCAGGACCGAGTTCGAACTGTTTTCCTGCTCACCCACACCGGGCGGCCGGCTGCGATCCGCAGCGCCGAACTCGTCGTCAAGGGGCTGCTGCACCACGGCATCGGCGTGCGGGTCCTGGAGCACGAGGCCGAGGACATCCCGGTGCCGGAGGAGGTGGAACTCGTCAAGGAGGCCACCCCGCAGTGCCTCGACGGGTGCGAGCTGCTCATCGTCCTCGGCGGTGACGGCACGCTGCTGCGCGGAGCCGAGTTCGCCCGGGCGTCCGGGGTGCCGATGCTCGGCGTCAACCTCGGCAGCGTCGGCTTCCTCGCGGAGGCCGAGCGTGACGACCTCGACAAGGTCGTCGACCGCGTGGTGACCAAGTCCTACGAGGTCGAAGAGCGTATGACCGTCGATGTCGTCGTTCATCAGAACGGGAACATCGTCCACACGGACTGGGCGCTGAACGAGGCGGCCGTGCAGAAGGCGGGCGCCGAGAAGCTGCTCGAGGTCGTCCTTGAGATCGATGGCCGGCCGGTGACGGGATTCGGGTGTGACGGGATTGTTCTGTCCACGCCTACCGGGTCCACGGCGTATGCGTTCTCGGCGGGTGGGCCTGTGGTGTGGCCGGAGGTCGAGGCTCTGTTGATGGTGCCGATCAGCGCGCACGCGCTGTTCGCCAAGCCGTTGGTCACGTCGCCGAATTCGGTGCTGGCGGTGGAGGTTCTGCCGCATATTCCGCCCGGGGTTCTGTGGTGTGACGGGCGGCGGACCGTTGAGCTGCCGCCGGGGGCTCGGGTGGAGGTGCGTCGGGGGGCTGTGCCGGTGCGGCTGGCTCGGTTGCACCATGCGTCGTTCACGGACCGGTTGGTGGCGAAGTTCGCGCTGCCGGTTTCCGGATGGCGGGGGGCTCGGCATTAGAAAGCGCCCGGCGCTTTGCGTGGAGCCGAGCGCCGGGCCACCCCCGCGTTCGCGGGGAGCACCGCATCCGTAAATCGTCCAAGACGGAGACGACCGGACCACCCCCGCGTCAACGGGGAGCCGTCAGGCGAACGAGGATTGCCCCGGGAAAGTAACGCCCAGCTCTCTAAGCGGGGGCGGCGTCGCACGGGCCCGGGAAAACCTCGTATGGTCGGGGGCGTGTTGGAGGAGATGCGGATACGGTCGCTCGGAGTCATCGACGACGCGGTCGTCGAGTTGTCGCCCGGCTTCACCGCCGTGACAGGTGAGACGGGTGCGGGCAAGACCATGGTGGTCACCAGCCTCGGCCTGCTGCTCGGCGGGCGGGCGGACCCGGCGCTCGTGCGGATCGGTGCGAAGAACGCCGTCGTGGAGGGCCGGATCGCGATGCCCGACGGCGCGTCGGCGTTGGTACGGGCCGAGGAGGCCGGCGCCGAACTCGACGACGGGGCGCTGCTGATCAGCCGTACCGTTTCCGCCGAGGGGCGGTCGCGGGCGCACCTGGGCGGGCGTTCCGTCCCGGTGGGTGTGCTCGCCGAACTGGCCGACGAACTTGTCGCCGTGCACGGGCAGACCGACCAGCAGGGGCTGCTGAAGCTGTCCCGGCAGCGGGCGGCGCTCGACCGGTACGCGGGGGACGCGGTGGCCGTGCCGCTCACCAAGTACGCGGAGGCCTACCGGCGGCTGCGGGCCGTCTCCGTCGAGCTCGACGAGATCGTGTCGCGCGCGCGTGAGCGGGCCCAGGAAGCCGACATGCTGAGATACGGGCTCGACGAGATCGCGGGCGTCGAGCCGCGGGTCGGCGAGGACGTGGAGCTGGCCGAGGAGGCCGAGCGGCTCGGGCACGCGGAGGCGCTGGCGTCCGCCGCGACGGCCGCGCACGCCGCGCTCGCGGGCAATCCCGAGGACCCGGAGGGCGTGGACGCCACGACGCTCGTCGCGGGCGCCCACCGGGCGCTGGAGGCCGTGCGGTCGCACGACCCGGCGCTGGCCGCGCTCGCCGACCGGATCGGCGAGATCGGGATCCTGCTGGGCGATGTGGCGGGGGAGCTGGCGGGGTACGCCGACGACCTGGACGCCGATCCGCTGCGGCTGGCGGCCGTCGAGGAGCGACGGGCCGCCCTCAACGCGCTCACCCGGAAGTACGGCCAGTACGGACAGAACGGCCAGGACATCGCCTCGGTGCTGTCCTGGGCCGAGGAGGGCGCCCAGCGGCTCACCGAACTCGACGGTGACGACGAGCGGATCGACGAGCTGACCGCCGAGCGGGACGCCCTGCGGGCCGAACTGGGCGGCCTCGCACAGGCCTTGACGGACGCCCGGGCGGAGGCCGCCGAGCGGTTCGCCGCGGCCGTCACCGCCGAGCTGGCCTCGCTCGCCATGCCGCACGCGCGCGTGTCGTTCGAGATCCGGCAGAGCGATGATGCCGAAGGAGTCGAGGTGGGCGGGCGTACGGTCGCGTACGGGCCGTCCGGTGTGGACGAGGTCGAGCTGCTGCTCGCCCCGCACCCGGGGGCGCCGCCCCGGCCCATCGCCAAGGGTGCCTCGGGTGGTGAGCTGTCGCGGGTGATGCTGGCCGTCGAGGTGGTGTTCGCCGGGACGGATCCCGTGCCGACGTATCTCTTCGACGAGGTCGACGCCGGTGTCGGCGGCAAGGCCGCGGTCGAGATCGGGCGGCGGCTCGCCCGGCTGGCCAAGTCGGCCCAGGTCGTGGTCGTCACGCACCTGCCGCAGGTGGCCGCCTTCGCCGACCGGCAGTTGCTCGTGGAGAAGACCAACGACGGGTCCGTGACCCGGTCCGGTGTGAAGGTCCTGGAGGGCGAGGACCGCGTGCGCGAGCTGTCGCGGATGCTCGCCGGCCAGGAGGACTCGGAGACGGCGCGCGCGCACGCGGAGGAACTGCTGGCGGCGGCCCGCGCGGACGCGTAGGGCGGCGGCGGTCGGTCGCCCAGTCGCAGCGGTCGGTCGCGCAGGGCGGGGCGGGAGTCGCCCAGAGGGGCAACCTCGTACGGGAGTTCACTCGTGTGGGTGACCCGGGGTCCGGGGTTGCCCGGCACTCCGGCACCCGCCCCGTCCGGCTGTCCCGGAACACCCTTGCGGCCTGGCATCCTTGGACAGGAGCGACGTAGCAGGACGTGCTGCGTGGACCACACGGAAGCGCCTCGTACGGTCCACCTCCACCACCAGATCCTTCTGTACGTTTCTTCGTGACCGTCCGACCCCGAACCAGGAGCCCCGGCCACGTGAGCCACGTGAGCAGCCACTCACCACACGGCCAGTCGCCGCTGCGAACCGTGCAAGTGCTCGGCGGCGGCAGCGCGGTGAGCAGCGCGCATGTGCGGTCGCTGGCCTCGGGTCTCGTCGCCCGGGGCGTACGGGTCACAGTGTGCGCCCCCGGCGAGGCCGACGGTGTGTACGACTTCACCGGCGCCGGCGCCCACCACGTCCACGTGCCCCGCAGCAGCGACCCCGCCTCGGTGGCCACCTTGCGCAGCGCCTGCGCGGACGCCGACCTGGTGCACGCGCACGGCCTGCACGCCGGCTTCCGCGCCACCCTCGCGCTCGGTCGGCGCACCACCCCGCTCGTCGTCACCTGGCACACGCGTGCGTACGCGGAGGGGGCGCGGGCGCATCTGCTGCGGCTGCTGGAGCGGCGGGTCGCCAAGGCCGCCGCCGTGGTCCTCGGCACCACCTCCGAGCTCGTCGACCGGGCCCGCAGCCGGGGCGCGCGCGACGCCCGGCTCGCCGCCGTCGCCCTGCCCGCGCCGCGTCGGAACGACGCCGACGACGACACCGAGCGGCCCACCTCCAAGGTCCGGGCCGAACTCGGCGCCACGGACCGCCCGTTGCTCATGGCCGTCGGCGCGCTCGACCGTCACCGGGGATACGACACGCTGCTGGACGCGGCCCGGGAGTGGCGGGGCCTGGACCCCGCGCCGCTGCTCGTCATCGCGGGCGAGGGGCCGCTGCGGAGTGTCCTGCAGCGGCGTATCGAGGACGAGGAGCTGCCCGTACGGCTCGTGGGGCGGCGCGACGACATCTCCGAGCTGATCGCCGCCGCCGATCTCGCGCTGGTGCCCGGCGGCCCCGAGGCCCGCTCCGTCCTCGCTCAGGAGGCGCTCCACGCGCGCGTGCCGCTCGTCGCGGCCGCCGTCGGATCAGTGCCGGACCTGGTCGGGGACGGCGCCGAACTCGTCCCGTACGGCGATGCCGCAGCGCTCGCCGCAGCCGTCGTACGCCTCCTGCGTGACCCCGCCCTGCGGGAGGCGCTGGCTGAGCGGGGCACGCGGCAGGCCGCCACCTGGCCGACGGAGGACGAGACGGTGGCACAGGTGCTCAGCGTCTACGACGAGTTGACGCGCTGGAGTCCACTGACCTGACCTGACCTGACCGGCGCGGCCTCAGGTGACGTGTCTGCGGGCGCGTAGTGCCAGGCTCAGCGCCAGTACCGCCTGCGGGTCGTCGAGGTCGGTGCCGAGCAGTTCACCGATGCGGGCGAGGCGGTTGTAGAGGGTCTGGCGGTTGAGGTGCAGTTCGCGGGCGGTCTCCGCCTTGCGGCCGGCGTGGGCCAGATAGGTCTCCAGGGTGGGCAGCAGCGGGGGCTTGGCGCGGTCGTCGTGGTCGCGGAGGGGGCCGATCGCGCGGTCCACGAAGGCGGCCAGGTCGGGGTGGTCCCGCAGCCGCCACAGCAGCAGGTCGATGTCGAGGCGCCGGGCGTCGTACCAGGGGAGGTCGGTAAGGCCCTGCGCGGCCGTCGCCGTCTCCGCCGCGTGCCTGAGGCCCGCCGAGGCGGCCGCCCAGCCACCGGGGACCCCGACGACGATCACGGGCGGCCGCCCGCCCGGCCGCCGCATCCCGGCGCGCTCCACACCGGCCCGCAGCGCCGCCGCGACCTTGTCCGCGATCGCTGGGCGCTCCGACTCCGCGCGCAGGCCCAGCAGCAGCGGGACGCGGCCCTCGACGGGGCGCACGCCGAGGAGGACGGGCACGCCCACCGAGGCCAGCTCCTCGGCCACCGCGCGGGCCAGGACGGCCCAGCCTCCCCCGTCGGGGGACAGCCCGTCGGCGAGCCGCATCACCACCGGCAGCAGGGGGCCGCCGCCCGGCTTGAAGCCCAGGACGCGGGCCTGTGCGGGGGCGTCCGCCGCCTGGATGCGGCCCTCGGCGAGGTCACTGAGGAAGTCGCCGCGCCCGCGTGCCGCCAGCTCCTCCTCCTGCCGGGCCTGCATCAGGACGACGGCGAGGACGCCTGCCGCCCGCTCGGCGGCGATCCGGTGCACGGGGGCCGGCGGGGCGACGACCGGAAGGAGGACCAGGCGGGCCCGTACCGAGCCCGTGCCCGGGCCGCCGCCCGGTACGTCGACGATGGCCGTGCCGGCCGGCGGCTCGTCCTTGTGCTGGGAGCGCAGCCCCTCCCACACCTGGAGCGGATCGGTGTCCGCAGGGCCGGCTCCGGCGGCGTACAGGAGCTGTCCGTCGGCGGTCTCCAGGAAGACGGGGTTGCCGCTGAAACCGGCCAGGATGCCCAGGACCTGCGGGATCCCGCCCCCGCCGAGCAGGGCCTCGGTGCAGCGGCGGTGGACCTCCTCGGCCTGCTGGAGGAGCGCGTAGTGGCCGTTGACGATCTCGGTGTGGATCTCCTCGGTGACCGTCACGAACGCCACCTCGCGGTGCAGTTGGACGAGGGGAAGCCCGGCCGAGCGCGCGGTCTCCACGAGGGCGGCGGGGAGGCGGGTGAAGCGCGGGCCCAGTTCGATGACGAGGGCCGCGATGCCGCGCTCGGCCAGGGTCCGGACGAACGCGCGCTGGTCGGCGGGGCGGGTGCCGAGCCCGTACCCGGTGGTCAGCAGCAGTTCGCCGCCCTTGAGGAGCGAGGCGATGTTCGGGACCTCGCCCGCGTGCACCCAGCGCACGGTCCGGTGCAGCCGGTCGGCGCCGGCCAGGATCTCCGGCAGCCCGCCGCGCAGCCCGGGCAGCTCCAGCGCCCGCCGCACGGTGATGCCGGCCTGCGCCTCGCGGCCGTCACCGGGTGCGCGGCTGTCACGGGTGTCCATGGACCGGACGGTACCCGCGCGAGTGTCGCGGCGGCATCCCCGACCCGTTCCGGCGGCGGTCACCGGGCGGGTGCCGCGGGGGCCGCACGGTCGCCGTGCGGCTCCGCTCGTCAGGCCGGCGGGATGTTGTGGTTGAAGCGGAAGATGTTGTCGGGGTCGTACGCGGTCTTCACCGCGGTCAGCCGCCGGTAGTGGTCGGCGCCGAGGCCGGCCACGACCCGGTCGGCGCCCTCGTCGCCGACGAAGTTGAGGTAGACCGCGCCGGTGCTCCACGGCCGGACGTCGGCGCGGACGTCCCGTACCCACTGGACGCACCGCTCGTCGTCCGCCGGGTCCTTCCAGACGCCGAAGGGGTGCACGACCCAGGGGGCGTTCCGGTACGGCACGGGATAGTGGGCGGGGCCGTCGGCGATCGCGCCGCCCAGCGGGAAGAGCACGTGCTGCGTGCCGGTCGGCACGGGCATCGTCCAGGCGCGGGTGGCGAAGACGTCCACCAACTCGTCCGGCAGACCGGTCAGATACTCCGCCGACCAGTAGTTCCGCATGCCCGGCGGATCGTCGATCATGCACTGCACGTCCGCGTACGGCATCGCGCCGACCACCTCGGCCTCGTGCGGCAGCGCCAGCAGCGGCTGGGCGGTCTTGCGCATGTCGTCCTCGGTCCCCGCGTACGTCAGGAGGACACCGCACGCGAGCCTGCCCACCAGGTGTCCTGGGACGAACTCGTCGGGCGGGGCGGTGAGGTAGATGATGCCGCCGCTCGCCTCCGGCGGGCCGGTCTCGATGACGTCGCGGTACACGCGCACCACCTCGGGGCCGCGTTCCGGGAGGTAGAGCAGCAGGGCGATGGAGAAGGCGGGCAGTTCGTGCAGCCGGAGGGTGAGGGCGGTGGCGACGCCGAAGTTCCCGCCGCCGCCGTGCAGCGCCCAGAACAGGTCCGGGTTCTCCTCGCTGCTCGCGCGCACCGCCTGGCCGTCGGCGGTCACCAGTTCCACGCCGAGCAGGTTGTCGACGGCGAGCCCGAAGACGCGGTCCAGCCAGCCGCTGCCGCCGCCGAGAACGAAGCCGCCGACTCCCGTGGTCGACGCCCGGCCGCCGGTGGTCGCGAGGCGGTGGGGCTCGGTGGCGCGGTCGAGATGGCTCATGGTGGCGCCGCCCTCGACCCGGACGCTCATGGACCCGGGATGGACCGTGACCGCGTGCATCCGGCGCAGATCGATGACGAGCCCGTTGTCGTTCAGCGCCATTCCGGCCACGCTGTGGCCACCGCCGCGTACGGCGATGCGCAGGTCCAGATCACGGGCGAAGCGCACCGAGCGCACGACGTCGGCCCCGTCCACGCACTGCGCGATCACGGCCGGGCGCCGGTCGATCATGGAGTTGAAGACCGACCGGGCCTCGTCGTAACCCGGATCCGCCGGGGCGTACACGTCGCCGGCCAGATCCTCGCGGAGTGAGGCGAGGGCCGCGTGCGCCTTCGAGAGGGGAGCCATGGCGAGCCGCCCCCTTTCAGCCAGGGGACAGGGTTACTCCCAGGCTAGGCGGGGGCGGGGGATCGGTCCTGTTCGATTCGAGGCATGGGCACCCGGCGCCGCTGCTGGTCGGGGGTGGGTTCCGCGGCGGCGGTGACGAGGTGCCGCTGCGCCCACCCGTGCCGCCCCAGCGGCACGATTGCCCGCAGCCAGGGCAGCCAGGGCGGATCCGACCGTGCGGTCAGCCGCCGTACGCCCCCGAGGCGGTCAGCCGCAGGGCCGTGTCGATGAGGGGGACGTGGCTGAACGCCTGCGGGAAGTTGCCGACCTGGCGCTTGAGGACCGGGTCCCACTCCTCGGCGAGGAGACCCAGGTCGTTGCGGAGGGAGAGCAGCTTCTCGAAGAGCTTGCGGGCCTCGTCCACGCGGCCGATCATCGCGAGGTCGTCGGCCATCCAGAACGAACAGGCGAGGAACGCGCCCTCGTCGCCGGGCAGGCCGTCGACGCCCTCCTTCTCGCCCTGCGTCGGGTAGCGCAGGATGAAGCCGTCCGGGGTCGACAGCTCGCGCTGGATCGCCTCGATGGTGCCGATGACCCGCTTGTCGTCCGGCGGCAGGAAACCCATCTGCGGGATCAGCAGCAGCGAGGCGTCCAACTCCTTCGAGCCGTACGACTGTGTGAAGGTGTTGCGCTCCTTGTCGTAACCCTTCTCACACACGTCCCGGTGGATGTCGTCGCGCAGCTCGCGCCACTTCTCCAGCGGGCCGTCCGCGTCGCCGGACTCGATGAGCTTGATCGTGCGGTCGACGGCGACCCAGGCCATGACCTTGGAGTGCACGAAGTGGCGGCGCGGGCCGCGCACCTCCCAGATGCCCTCGTCCGGCTCGTCCCAGTGGTCCTCCAGGTAGCGGATCAGCTTCAGCTGGAGGAGGGAGGCGTAGTCGTTGCGGGCCAGGCCGGTCATGTGGGCCAGGTGCAGGGCCTCGGTGACCTCGCCGTACACATCCAGCTGGAGCTGGTGCGCGGCGCCGTTGCCGACCCGGACCGGCGCCGAGTTCTCGTACCCGGGCAGCCACTCCAGCTCGGCCTCGCCGAGCTCCCGCTCACCGGCGATGCCGTACATGATCTGCAGGTTCTCCGGGTCACCGGCGACCGCGCGCAGCAGCCACTCGCGCCAGGCGCGGGCTTCGTCGCGGTAGCCGGTGCGCAGCAGCGAGGAGAGGGTGATGGCCGCGTCGCGCAGCCAGGTGTAGCGGTAGTCCCAGTTGCGGACGCCGCCGATGTGCTCCGGGAGCGAGGTGGTCGGCGCGGCGACGATGCCGCCGGTGGGGGCGTACGTCAGGGCCTTGAGGGTGATCAGCGAGCGGATCACCGCCTCGCGGTACGGGCCGTGGTACGTGCACTGCTCCACCCAGTCGCGCCAGAACTCCTCGGTGGCCTGGAGCGACGGCTCGGGCTCGGGAAGCGGCGGGGGCTGCTTGTGCGAGGGCTCCCAGGAGATCGTGAACGCGATCCGGTCGCCCGGCGTCACCGTGAAGTCGGCGTACGTGGTCAGCGCCTTGCCGTACGTCTCGCACTCGGTGTCGAACCACACCGAGTCCGGCCCGGCGACGGCCACCGTGCGCCCCTCGTGCTTGTGCACCCAGGGGACGACACGTCCGTACGAGAAGCGCATGCGCAGCGCCGAGCGCATCGGTACCCGGCCGCTGATGCCCTCCACGATCCGGATCAGCTGCGGGGCGCCGTCACGGGGCGGCATGAAATCGGTCACACGGACGGTGCCGCGGGGGGTGTCCCACTCGGATTCCAGGATCAGCGAGTCGCCGCGGTACCGGCGGCGGGAGGCCGTCGGCGGCTGCGCGTCCGACGCGTGGGCGGGGCCCAGGCGCCAGAACCCGTGTTCCTCCGTGCCGAGCAGTCCCGCGAAGACGGCGTGGGAGTCGAAGCGGGGCAGGCACAGCCAGTCGACCGTGCCGTCCCGGCAGACCAGGGCTGCGGTCTGCATGTCTCCGATGAGTGCGTAGTCTTCGATGCGCCGGGCCACGTGCAACTCCAGTCGAACGGCCACGTCGCCCCCGAGGGGCGGTCGCTGTGCGGTGTGCGGTCAAGGGACCCAAGGGATCGACAAAGAATCCATGATTCCAGACTGATCCAAGGGACGGTGTCATGCGATGTCGCTCAACGATCCTCAACGCATATGAGGCGGTCGTTGCTCAACGGACTGTCGAGCTCTCTTGAATACCGGAGACGGGCGGGGGTGGTGCCGTTTCGCCGGACCGGCTCGGCAGTGAGTGTCCGAAGAGGATACGACGCACCGGAGGGCTCCGCGTGCCGCTCCAGGCAACATGAGTGGGCCGGACGAGTGAGCCAAGGGTGAAGGCCGACCGAGATGCGCCGACGGTCGTACGAGGTCCGTGTCGGCCCGTGCGCGGAGCGTGGCCGGAAGCGATCGTGTCCTGTCGCTGATACCCTGGTAGCCCGTGGACCGGTGGGCGCCCCGACTCAAAGGGACCCCCGAACCGCAGCGAAGGCACCCCCGACGGATGAGATCGGGCGGCGGCCGACCCGCACACCGAACCGCGACCACGGGAGCCCCCTCTTGGCCATGCCGCCCGCTGCTTTCCGAAACAGCACAGCCACGACGACCAAGCACATCTTCGTCACCGGGGGTGTCGCCTCCTCGCTCGGCAAGGGCCTGACCGCCTCCAGCCTCGGCATGCTGCTCAAGGCGCGGGGCCTGCGCGTCGTGATGCAGAAGCTCGACCCCTACCTGAACGTCGACCCCGGCACGATGAACCCCTTCCAGCACGGTGAGGTGTTCGTCACCAACGACGGCGCCGAGACCGACCTGGACATCGGCCACTACGAGCGCTTCCTCGACCGAGACCTGGACGGCTCGGCCAACGTCACCACCGGCCAGGTGTACAACACGGTGATCGCCAAGGAGCGGCGCGGCGAGTACCTGGGCGACACCGTGCAGGTCATCCCGCACATCACCAACGAGATCAAGCACCGCATCCGGCGCATGGCCTCCGACGAGGTCGATGTCGTCATCACCGAGGTCGGCGGCACGGTCGGCGACATCGAGTCGCTGCCGTTCCTGGAGACCGTCCGCCAGGTGCGTCACGAGGTCGGCCGCGACAACGTCTTTGTGGTGCACATCTCGCTCCTGCCGTACATCGGGCCGTCGGGAGAGCTGAAGACGAAGCCGACGCAGCACTCGGTTGCGGCGCTGCGCAACATCGGTATTCAGCCAGATGCGATCGTGCTGCGCTGCGACCGTGAGGTGCCCGGCGCGATCAAGCGCAAGATCTCCCTGATGTGCGACGTCGACGAGGCCGCCGTCGTCGCGTGTCCCGACGCCCGCTCGATCTACGACATCCCGAAGACCGTGCACGGCGAGGGCCTGGACGCCTACGTCGTCCGCAAGCTGGACCTGGCGTTCCGTGACGTGGACTGGACGACCTGGGACGACCTGCTCGACCGTGTCCACAACCCGGACCACGAGATCAACCTGGCGCTCGTCGGCAAGTACATCGACCTGCCCGACGCCTACCTCTCGGTCACCGAGGCGCTGCGCGCGGGCGGCTTCGCCAACAAGGCCCGCGTGAAGATCAAGTGGGTCACCTCGGACGACTGCAAGACCCCGGCCGGCGCCGCGGGACAGCTCGCCGACGTCGACGCCATCTGCATCCCCGGCGGCTTCGGCGACCGCGGTGTCTCCGGCAAGGTCGGCGCCATCCAGTACGCCCGTGAGAACAAGATCCCGCTGCTGGGCCTCTGCCTCGGCCTGCAGTGCATCGTGATCGAGGCCGCGCGGAACCTGGCCGACATCCCGGACGCCAACTCCACCGAGTTCGACTCCGCCACCGCCCACCCGGTCATCTCCACCATGGCCGAGCAGCTGGACATCGTGGCCGGTGAGGGCGACATGGGCGGCACCATGCGGCTGGGCATGTACCCGGCGAAGCTCGCCGAGGGCTCGATCGTGCGTGAGGTGTACGACGGCAAGGAGTACGTCGAGGAGCGCCACCGCCACCGCTACGAGGTGAACAACGCCTACCGCGCGGAACTGGAGAAGAAGGCCGGCCTGCAGTTCACCGGAACCTCTCCCGACGGCAAGCTCGTCGAGTACGTGGAGTACCCGCGCGAGGTCCACCCGTACCTGGTCGCGACCCAGGCACACCCCGAACTGCGCTCCCGCCCGACCCGCCCGCACCCGCTGTTCGCGGGGCTGGTGAAGGCCGCGGTGGAGCGCAAGACCGGTAAGTAAAACCGAGCGACACAAGCGCTGTACGGTGACCGGGGTGCGCGTCTTTCGGGATGTGTGCCCCGGTTTCTTGTTGCACGTGTGGGAGGACGAGTCGACATGACGATCAAGGACACCGCCGAGGAGTGGGAGGTCCGGGCGAGCGAGACGCCGTTCGTCGGCAACAAGACCTCCGTGCGCACCGACGAGGTGGTCATGCCCGGCGGTTCGGTCGTCCGCCGCGACTACCAGGTCCACCCCGGTTCCGTCGCCGTCCTCGCCCTCGACGAGGAGGACCGGGTCCTGGTCCTGAGGCAGTACCGCCACCCCGTCCGCCAGAAGCTGTGGGAGATCCCGGCCGGGCTGCTCGACGTGCCGGGCGAGAACCCGCTGCACGCGGCCCAGCGCGAGCTGTACGAGGAGGCGCACGTCAAAGCGGAGGACTGGCGGGTGCTGACCGACGTCTACACCACGCCCGGCGGCTGCGACGAGGCCGTGCGGATCTTCCTCGCGCGCGATCTCTCCGAGGTCGAGGGGCAGCGGTTCGAGGTGGAGGACGAGGAGGCCGACATGGAGTTGGCCCGCGTTCCCGTGGACGAGCTGGTGCGGGGTGTCCTCGCGGGGGAGCTGCACAACAACTGCCTGGTCGTGGGGGTGCTTTCGCTGGTGGCGGCGAGGAGCGGGGAGGGCGTGGACGCCCTGCGTCCGGCCGAGGCGCCGTGGCCCGCGCGGCCGTTCGAGTCCTGACCCCCTCCTCACAGCAACCTCACACCGCCAGTCCTACGATCGTTTGATCCGATCGAGCGACCTGCCCGCCGTGCTCCGCCCAGATCGTCGCAGAGCGTGAACTAGGCTCGGGAAACGCCCGAACCGGAGTCCCGGCGGGCTTGCGCGTGCAGTGGGACGGGAGTGTGGCCCGTGGCGGATCAGGCGGTGGACACCGGGGATGCCCGGGTGTCCGGAACAGGGCGGCCCCCGGC
Encoded proteins:
- a CDS encoding PucR family transcriptional regulator — translated: MDTRDSRAPGDGREAQAGITVRRALELPGLRGGLPEILAGADRLHRTVRWVHAGEVPNIASLLKGGELLLTTGYGLGTRPADQRAFVRTLAERGIAALVIELGPRFTRLPAALVETARSAGLPLVQLHREVAFVTVTEEIHTEIVNGHYALLQQAEEVHRRCTEALLGGGGIPQVLGILAGFSGNPVFLETADGQLLYAAGAGPADTDPLQVWEGLRSQHKDEPPAGTAIVDVPGGGPGTGSVRARLVLLPVVAPPAPVHRIAAERAAGVLAVVLMQARQEEELAARGRGDFLSDLAEGRIQAADAPAQARVLGFKPGGGPLLPVVMRLADGLSPDGGGWAVLARAVAEELASVGVPVLLGVRPVEGRVPLLLGLRAESERPAIADKVAAALRAGVERAGMRRPGGRPPVIVVGVPGGWAAASAGLRHAAETATAAQGLTDLPWYDARRLDIDLLLWRLRDHPDLAAFVDRAIGPLRDHDDRAKPPLLPTLETYLAHAGRKAETARELHLNRQTLYNRLARIGELLGTDLDDPQAVLALSLALRARRHVT
- a CDS encoding NAD kinase, giving the protein MTQDRVRTVFLLTHTGRPAAIRSAELVVKGLLHHGIGVRVLEHEAEDIPVPEEVELVKEATPQCLDGCELLIVLGGDGTLLRGAEFARASGVPMLGVNLGSVGFLAEAERDDLDKVVDRVVTKSYEVEERMTVDVVVHQNGNIVHTDWALNEAAVQKAGAEKLLEVVLEIDGRPVTGFGCDGIVLSTPTGSTAYAFSAGGPVVWPEVEALLMVPISAHALFAKPLVTSPNSVLAVEVLPHIPPGVLWCDGRRTVELPPGARVEVRRGAVPVRLARLHHASFTDRLVAKFALPVSGWRGARH
- a CDS encoding TlyA family RNA methyltransferase, yielding MAGVARRRLDAELVRRKLARSREHASQLIAAGRVTVGKTVATKSATQVETAAAIVVATDDGEPEYVSRGGHKLAGALEVFVPQGLAVEGRRALDAGASTGGFTDVLLRAGVAHVVAVDVGYGQLAWTLRSDERVTVKDRTNVRELTLEAIDGEPVDLVVGDLSFIPLGLVLPALVRCVKPDADLVMMVKPQFEVGKERLGSGGVVRSPELRAEAVRGVARRAGELGLGVKGVTASPLPGPSGNVEYFLWLRAGAPVLDPADVDRAVAEGPR
- the recN gene encoding DNA repair protein RecN, whose product is MVGGVLEEMRIRSLGVIDDAVVELSPGFTAVTGETGAGKTMVVTSLGLLLGGRADPALVRIGAKNAVVEGRIAMPDGASALVRAEEAGAELDDGALLISRTVSAEGRSRAHLGGRSVPVGVLAELADELVAVHGQTDQQGLLKLSRQRAALDRYAGDAVAVPLTKYAEAYRRLRAVSVELDEIVSRARERAQEADMLRYGLDEIAGVEPRVGEDVELAEEAERLGHAEALASAATAAHAALAGNPEDPEGVDATTLVAGAHRALEAVRSHDPALAALADRIGEIGILLGDVAGELAGYADDLDADPLRLAAVEERRAALNALTRKYGQYGQNGQDIASVLSWAEEGAQRLTELDGDDERIDELTAERDALRAELGGLAQALTDARAEAAERFAAAVTAELASLAMPHARVSFEIRQSDDAEGVEVGGRTVAYGPSGVDEVELLLAPHPGAPPRPIAKGASGGELSRVMLAVEVVFAGTDPVPTYLFDEVDAGVGGKAAVEIGRRLARLAKSAQVVVVTHLPQVAAFADRQLLVEKTNDGSVTRSGVKVLEGEDRVRELSRMLAGQEDSETARAHAEELLAAARADA
- a CDS encoding glycosyltransferase family 4 protein, coding for MSHVSSHSPHGQSPLRTVQVLGGGSAVSSAHVRSLASGLVARGVRVTVCAPGEADGVYDFTGAGAHHVHVPRSSDPASVATLRSACADADLVHAHGLHAGFRATLALGRRTTPLVVTWHTRAYAEGARAHLLRLLERRVAKAAAVVLGTTSELVDRARSRGARDARLAAVALPAPRRNDADDDTERPTSKVRAELGATDRPLLMAVGALDRHRGYDTLLDAAREWRGLDPAPLLVIAGEGPLRSVLQRRIEDEELPVRLVGRRDDISELIAAADLALVPGGPEARSVLAQEALHARVPLVAAAVGSVPDLVGDGAELVPYGDAAALAAAVVRLLRDPALREALAERGTRQAATWPTEDETVAQVLSVYDELTRWSPLT